A window of Ananas comosus cultivar F153 linkage group 4, ASM154086v1, whole genome shotgun sequence contains these coding sequences:
- the LOC109708571 gene encoding serine/threonine-protein kinase-like protein At5g23170: MKEFSYGAIESATNGFALENLIGKGSHGVVYRGHLDNGTPVAVKKPSPASSAHGDAKIRNEIAILASTTDCPCIVNLVGAGRDSAGQSFLVMQLMPNGSLRDALRSHSAAPSWPRRVEIALRVARAVASLHGASPPVVHRDVKSENVLFDAAWDARLADFSLAVRVGGGGRTEPIGLPPAGTIGYLDPSYTESKLLSPKNDVFSFGVLLLELVSSRKVMDVDSDTCSIVAWAVPMIRARRYDEVVARILRVAARCAAEKAEERPGMGEVVRELEGVVDECVSWWWARHGINWCSIVRNYRVWRRRRRRRVGTRRIVCKDHLAGGGGGGGGKFDLDSEFRKNHS, encoded by the coding sequence ATGAAAGAGTTCAGCTACGGCGCGATCGAGTCGGCGACGAACGGCTTCGCCCTCGAGAACTTGATAGGGAAGGGCAGCCACGGCGTCGTCTACCGGGGACACCTCGACAACGGCACGCCGGTCGCCGTCAAGAAGCCGTCGCCGGCTTCTTCCGCCCACGGCGACGCCAAGATCCGGAACGAGATCGCCATCCTCGCGTCCACGACAGACTGCCCCTGCATCGTCAACCTCGTCGGCGCCGGCCGCGACTCCGCCGGCCAGTCTTTCCTCGTCATGCAGCTCATGCCGAACGGCTCGCTCCGCGACGCCCTCCGCTCGCACTCCGCCGCCCCTTCGTGGCCGCGGCGCGTGGAAATCGCGCTCCGCGTCGCCCGCGCCGTCGCGTCGCTCCACGGCGCGTCGCCGCCGGTCGTCCACCGCGACGTCAAGTCGGAGAACGTCCTCTTCGACGCCGCGTGGGACGCCCGGCTGGCGGACTTCAGCCTGGCCGTCagagtcggcggcggcggccggacggagCCGATTGGATTGCCGCCGGCTGGGACGATCGGATACCTCGACCCGAGCTACACCGAGTCGAAGCTGCTGAGCCCGAAGAACGACGTGTTCAGCTTCGGAGTGCTGCTGCTGGAGCTCGTGAGCTCCCGGAAGGTGATGGACGTGGACAGCGACACGTGCTCGATCGTCGCGTGGGCGGTGCCGATGATACGGGCGAGGCGGTACGACGAGGTGGTCGCGAGAATTCTGCGGGTGGCGGCGCGGTGCGCGGCGGAGAAGGCGGAGGAGAGGCCGGGGATGGGGGAGGTGGTGAGGGAGTTGGAAGGGGTGGTTGATGAGTGTGTTTCGTGGTGGTGGGCGAGGCATGGCATTAATTGGTGCTCCATAGTAAGGAATTATAGggtttggaggaggaggaggaggaggagagtggGGACGAGGAGGATTGTGTGCAAGGATCATCTTgcaggtggtggtggtggtggtggcggtaaatttgatttggattcggaGTTTCGAAAAAATCATTCGTAG